In the genome of Gordonia rubripertincta, one region contains:
- a CDS encoding PadR family transcriptional regulator — MLELAILGLLLEAPMHGYELRKRLTGLLGAFRAFSYGSLYPTLRRMQADGLIDEADAPSGMKVRRGRRVYQLTDAGRARFAELVADTGPQNYTDDGFGVHLAFFSRTPAVARMRILEGRRRQVEERREGLREIVGRSNRAVDRYTRQLHQLSLESSEREVRWLNELIAAESSQQRDGTPSPFDSDTFDPDDTARDDAGTEQSPVDPGPDAGIGRSDDELPEPDSTQSRDEQLGHPSK; from the coding sequence GTGCTCGAGCTCGCGATCCTGGGGTTACTTCTCGAAGCCCCCATGCACGGTTACGAGCTGCGCAAGCGGCTGACCGGGCTCCTCGGGGCTTTCCGTGCCTTCTCCTACGGTTCGCTGTATCCGACCCTGCGTCGGATGCAGGCCGACGGTCTCATCGACGAAGCCGACGCGCCCTCGGGCATGAAGGTTCGTCGTGGGCGTCGGGTGTACCAGCTCACCGATGCCGGTCGCGCTCGGTTCGCCGAGCTCGTGGCCGACACCGGGCCGCAGAACTACACCGACGACGGTTTCGGTGTGCATCTGGCGTTCTTCAGCCGGACTCCCGCAGTTGCGCGCATGCGCATCCTCGAGGGCCGTCGCCGGCAGGTCGAGGAGCGCCGCGAAGGGTTGCGGGAGATCGTCGGACGGTCCAACCGGGCGGTCGATCGCTACACCCGCCAGCTGCATCAACTCAGCCTCGAGTCCAGCGAACGGGAGGTCCGCTGGCTCAACGAGCTGATCGCCGCCGAGAGCTCCCAACAGCGAGACGGGACTCCAAGTCCGTTCGATTCCGACACGTTCGATCCCGACGACACCGCTCGGGACGACGCCGGAACCGAACAGTCACCTGTCGATCCGGGGCCGGACGCCGGCATCGGACGATCCGATGACGAATTGCCAGAACCGGACTCGACGCAGAGCCGGGACGAACAGCTCGGGCACCCGAGCAAGTGA